The following proteins come from a genomic window of Schistocerca gregaria isolate iqSchGreg1 chromosome X, iqSchGreg1.2, whole genome shotgun sequence:
- the LOC126298292 gene encoding uncharacterized protein LOC126298292, with product MPSPQLVDDLPGDSWQTLAAISVPLHTQDPGQLHELPLNTLSGPSLAPPWLDDAHVPMLLAQPNIASILPLLRLSSRLTRKVVPYSLAAGFHHLLQVDVAAVAICEDHHHHHHHHHHHHHHPHPEAKLFLNQMYL from the exons ATGCCCTCTCCTCAGTTGGTGGATGATCTTCCTGGAGATAGCTGGCAGACGCTGGCTGCTATCTCCGTGCCACTGCATACTCAGGACCCGGGACAGCTCCATGAGCTTCCCCTGAACACACTTTCCGGCCCCTCTTTGGCGCCGCCTTGGCTGGATGACGCGCACGTCCCCATGCTGCTTGCCCAGCCCAATATCGCCTCAATACTGCCACTGCTGCGGCTTTCCAGCCGCCTCACACGGAAGGTGGTGCCCTACTCTCTGGCAGCCGGGTTCCACCACCTCCTTCAGGTGGACGTAGCTGCAG TTGCAATctgtgaagaccaccaccaccaccaccaccaccaccaccaccaccaccaccaccctcatcCAGAAGCTAAGCTATTTCTGAATCAAATGTACCtgtaa